One genomic window of Cannabis sativa cultivar Pink pepper isolate KNU-18-1 chromosome 2, ASM2916894v1, whole genome shotgun sequence includes the following:
- the LOC115720868 gene encoding uncharacterized protein LOC115720868, translating to MPPECEKWGWKHVSVFGGFDKGSGTKRWKCNHCNLRYNGSYSRVRAHLLGFTGVGVKSCPAIDRSLREAFQILEEERIARKKKRVSGGDKLGGKQRIRASRRPSSSSSSTCVGKEDVDDIVARFIYANGLNVNVVSSPYFREMAKAIGASGPGYEPPPIDELSDSFLSKEKGRIEKYVELIRESWPHTGCTILCLGRYESMLGCFYVNIFVSCPRGLVFMKAVDIDDDTIGAGEDNNHFVSVLGDVIMEIGAANVLQIISHLENSNQLYGSLLLTKFPQVFISPCTSQSIHMLFEEIAELDWIKSVVLCAKEIEQCMLTFQHFSPSMFTQNLKGCQDLLAVKFTPFFCVIQRIFELKQPLQEVVVTEEWKQWKVNTSEEIVNIEAAVLGDNFWNSAHFLLQLFEPFVRLLGTIDIGTLILGDICNWRVQSLEAVRSKGLGGVMLNQLEELIENRWDALFSPLHAAGYILNPRYFGKSQAKDKIVMRGWKATVERYESDSANRRILREQLSSYWRLEGSLRDEDAVDCRDKMDPVVWWENFGFETPHLQTLATKVLSQVSSVTMCQEIFQENGLPHRETANRFGVERVEDLVFVQNNLRINNRRNWVPCSHPGPRSSNSYSLKTLDVTALVDQPTVTVSVHGKFC from the coding sequence ATGCCACCAGAATGTGAGAAATGGGGATGGAAGCATGTGAGTGTGTTTGGTGGGTTTGACAAGGGAAGTGGTACTAAAAGATGGAAATGCAATCATTGTAATCTAAGATACAATGGTTCTTATTCAAGAGTTAGAGCCCATTTGCTTGGATTTACAGGTGTTGGTGTCAAAAGTTGTCCTGCAATAGATAGGTCTTTAAGAGAGGCATTTCAAATTTTAGAGGAAGAGCGAATTGCCCGTAAGAAGAAGCGAGTTTCTGGGGGCGATAAGCTCGGTGGGAAGCAGCGGATTAGGGCATCTCGTCGGcctagtagtagtagtagcagTACTTGTGTTGGGAAAGAagatgttgatgatattgttgCAAGATTCATTTATGCCAATGGCTTAAATGTGAATGTTGTTAGTTCTCCTTACTTTAGGGAAATGGCGAAAGCTATTGGAGCTAGTGGCCCCGGTTATGAACCTCCGCCGATAGATGAGTTATCTGATTCATTTCTAAGTAAAGAGAAGGggagaattgaaaaatatgttgAACTAATTAGGGAGTCTTGGCCTCACACTGGATGCACCATTTTGTGTCTCGGTCGGTATGAAAGTATGCTTGGTTGTTTTTATGTTAATATATTTGTGTCTTGTCCAAGGGGACTTGTGTTCATGAAAGCAGTAGATATAGATGATGATACTATTGGGGCAGGGGAagataataatcattttgtgagtGTTCTTGGTGATGTGATTATGGAAATTGGTGCTGCAAATGTGCTTCAGATAATCTCACATTTAGAAAATTCTAATCAGTTATATGGCTCTCTTTTATTGACAAAGTTTCCACAAGTGTTTATATCTCCATGCACATCTCAGTCTATTCATATGTTGTTTGAAGAAATAGCTGAATTGGATTGGATAAAATCAGTTGTCTTATGTGCCAAGGAAATAGAGCAATGCATGCTTACATTCCAGCATTTTTCTCCATCTATGTTTACTCAAAACCTAAAAGGGTGTCAAGACCTGCTTGCTGTGAAGTTCACACCTTTCTTTTGTGTAATCCAAAGAATTTTTGAGCTGAAGCAACCACTTCAAGAGGTAGTTGTAACTGAGGAGTGGAAACAGTGGAAAGTAAATACATCAGAGGAAATTGTAAATATTGAAGCTGCGGTTTTAGGGGATAATTTCTGGAACAGTGCTCATTTTTTGTTGCAGTTGTTTGAGCCATTCGTCAGATTACTTGGCACAATTGATATCGGTACTCTCATCTTGGGTGATATTTGTAATTGGCGGGTTCAATCGCTTGAAGCTGTTAGGAGTAAGGGACTCGGTGGTGTCATGTTGAATCAATTGGAAGAACTTATAGAGAATAGATGGGATGCATTGTTTTCACCCCTTCATGCAGCTGGTTACATATTGAATCCTAGATATTTCGGAAAAAGTCAAGCTAAGGATAAAATTGTGATGCGGGGTTGGAAAGCTACCGTGGAAAGATACGAGAGTGATAGTGCAAACAGACGAATTCTCAGAGAGCAACTCAGCTCTTACTGGCGATTAGAAGGCTCTTTAAGAGACGAAGATGCTGTCGATTGTAGAGATAAGATGGACCCGGTTGTATGGTGGGAAAATTTCGGTTTTGAAACACCCCACTTGCAAACACTAGCAACAAAAGTTTTAAGTCAAGTTTCAAGTGTTACAATGTGTCAAGAGATCTTCCAAGAGAATGGTTTACCACATCGAGAGACTGCCAATAGATTTGGGGTAGAGAGAGTTGAAGATCTTGTTTTTGTCCAAAACAACCTTAGAATTAATAACCGACGAAATTGGGTGCCGTGCTCCCATCCCGGTCCTAGAAGTTCGAATTCATACTCTCTTAAGACATTAGATGTTACTGCTCTTGTTGATCAACCGACGGTAACAGTAAGTGTTCATGGAAAATTCTGCTGA
- the LOC133028976 gene encoding 2-oxoglutarate-dependent dioxygenase 19-like, whose product MEDPNLLASKYEFAVKPSDEEVVDLDNIEYSIPTIDFSLLTSDNLDQRSKILDDLRKACEDWGFFTLINHGISDSVMKKMMEVSESFFNMGEEEKKEFEGNGDILDPICYGTNINCNIGGKQVLFWRNFIKFIAHPQFESPYKPIGFREAAEEYGKRTREICGVLMRGISKTLGLEENCIEKATNLDMGLQYLLMNDYQSCPNPDQVIGLPPHTDPALMNILIQNDVGGLQILHNGKWVNWKAMPYSIIVDIGDQMQILTNDLYKSVKHSAIVNNKSRRISIVSTHGPQEDTKVVPIQELLEAHGQTPSYKPIPFKQYMQILQSPQVLLQPPLNLIRL is encoded by the exons ATGGAAGATCCAAATTTGTTGGCATCCAAATATGAATTTGCTGTGAAACCTAGCGATGAAGAAGTAGTTGACCTCGACAACATTGAATATTCGATTCCTACCATTGATTTTTCTCTTTTGACATCTGACAATCTTGATCAACGCTCTAAAATTCTCGACGACCTTCGCAAGGCCTGTGAAGATTGGGGTTTCTTCACG TTGATCAACCATGGAATTTCGGATAGTGTGATGAAGAAAATGATGGAAGTAAGTGAGAGTTTTTTCAATATGGGAGAAGAGGAGAAGAAAGAATTTGAAGGCAATGGTGATATATTAGACCCAATATGTTATGGGACTAATATTAATTGCAATATTGGGGGAAAACAAGTCCTCTTTTGGAGGAATTTTATTAAGTTCATTGCTCATCCTCAATTTGAGTCACCTTACAAACCAATTGGCTTTag AGAGGCTGCAGAAGAGTATGGGAAAAGAACAAGAGAAATATGTGGTGTGTTAATGAGAGGAATATCAAAGACATTAGGGTTGGAAGAGAATTGTATAGAGAAGGCTACAAATTTGGATATGGGGTTACAATACTTGCTAATGAATGATTATCAAAGTTGTCCAAATCCTGACCAAGTGATTGGACTCCCACCTCACACTGATCCAGCTCTTATGAATATTCTTATCCAAAACGACGTCGGTGGACTTCAAATTCTACATAATGGAAAATGGGTCAATTGGAAAGCCATGCCCTATTCCATTATTGTTGACATTGGTGATCAAATGCAG ATCTTAACAAATGACTTGTACAAGAGTGTGAAACATAGCGCAATAGTGAATAATAAAAGCAGAAGAATATCAATAGTGTCTACACATGGACCACAAGAAGACACAAAGGTTGTACCAATACAAGAGCTTTTAGAGGCACATGGCCAAACCCCATCTTATAAGCCCATTCCATTCAAACAATATATGCAAATTCTACAAAGTCCCCAAGTCTTACTCCAACCCCCTCTTAACCTAATAAGACTCTAA
- the LOC115718763 gene encoding 2-oxoglutarate-dependent dioxygenase 19: MEDLNLLASKYAFVVKPSDEEVVDSHHSEYSIPTIDISLLTSDNLDQRSKILFDLRKACEDWGFFMLINHGISDDLMKKMMEGCDNFFNMVEEDKKEFEGSLDTYVLDPICYGTNFDKGDNQINQLHYWRNYIRFIVHPQFHSPHKPIGFSEVAKEYSKRTREICGVLMRGISETLGLEPNCLEKATNWDEGLQFLQSNHYPTCPNPHQVIGLPPHTDPMLMNLLVQNDVGGLQILHKGKWVNWKAMPNSIIVDIGDQMQILSNEMYKSVKHRVVVNKKSIRISIVSVHGASMDTKIEPIEELLKAHAQKPAYPPISIKEYLKFQQSSQAFLKPTLDLIRLK; encoded by the exons ATGGAAGATTTAAATTTATTGGCTTCCAAATACGCTTTTGTTGTGAAACCTAGTGATGAAGAAGTAGTGGATTCTCATCATTCCGAATATTCAATCCCTACTATTGATATTTCTCTTCTTACCTCTGACAATCTTGATCAGCGCTCAAAAATTCTTTTTGACCTCCGCAAGGCATGTGAAGATTGGGGATTTTTCATG TTGATCAACCATGGCATTTCGGATGATTTAATGAAGAAAATGATGGAAGGATGtgataattttttcaatatggtagaagaagataagaaaGAGTTTGAAGGGTCTTTGGATACTTATGTTTTGGACCCAATATGTTATGGTACCAATTTTGATAAAGGGGACAACCAAATAAACCAACTCCATTATTGGAGGAATTATATTAGGTTCATTGTTCATCCTCAATTTCATTCACCTCACAAACCAATTGGCTTTAG TGAGGTGGCAAAAGAGTATAGCAAAAGAACAAGAGAAATATGTGGAGTGTTAATGAGGGGAATCTCAGAGACACTAGGATTGGAACCAAATTGCTTAGAGAAAGCTACAAATTGGGATGAAGGGTTACAATTTTTGCAATCAAACCATTATCCAACTTGTCCAAATCCTCACCAAGTAATTGGTCTCCCACCTCACACTGATCCAATGCTTATGAATCTCCTTGTCCAAAACGACGTCGGTGGACTTCAAATCCTACATAAAGGAAAATGGGTCAACTGGAAAGCCATGCCTAATTCCATCATTGTTGACATTGGTGATCAAATGCAG ATTTTAAGCAATGAGATGTACAAGAGTGTGAAGCATAGAGTAGTGGtgaataagaaaagcataagaATATCAATTGTGTCGGTACATGGGGCATCTATGGATACAAAGATTGAACCAATAGAAGAATTGTTAAAAGCACATGCCCAAAAACCAGCATATCCACCCATTTCAATTAAGGAGTACCTTAAATTTCAACAAAGCTCTCAAGCCTTCCTCAAACCAACTCTTGACTTAATAAGACtcaaataa